Genomic DNA from Amycolatopsis alba DSM 44262:
TGAGGAAGGCGAGGACGGTGCCGGTGGCGTGCTGCGCGCCGAGGTTGCAGCCGCCCGCGAAGCCGGAGTTCACCGGGGACTCGACGAGTTTGACGTCCGGGGCGGCGGCCTTGATCTCGGCCACGTCGGCGCCGCCGGAGGCGTTGTCGACGCAGATGACCTCGAGGTTCGGGTAATCGTGTTCGGCGAGTGCGCGCAGGCAGGTGACGGTGTCGGCCGCTCCCCGGTAGTTCACCACGATCACCGAGACGACCGGTTGCGTTTCCCCCTGCGCCAAAGTCGTACTCCCTGCTACTCGAATGGCCCAAGCTTAAAGCCCGGCCCACGCCTCCCAGACCGCGCCTCGGCCGAGCGCCGCCCGCCGCCCGATGGCCCGTCTCTCGAGCAGCGTCCGGGGCAGGCGGGTGACGACGGCGCCGAGCACCCGGCACCGGAGGCTCAGACGGAAGTTCGGCGCTTGCGGTTTCCCTCGTAACGGGAGTACTGCCGTGAGCGCGGCGAACTTCACCAGCTGGCGGATCGCCACCGCGCGCGGAGCGCACCGGAGGAGGGTCAGCAGGCGGTTGCGTTCATTCCACAGGTGGAATTGGACCGACCCCGGCTGCGTGCTCGCGCCATGCTGATGGGTGACGTCGGCTTCGGCGCCGACGACGTCCCAGCCCGCCAGCCTCAGCCGCCACGCGGTGTCGGTGTCCTCGTAGTAGCAGAAGTAGGAGGCCGGGACACCGCCGACGGAACGCAGCGCCTCGACGTTCAGCACGGCCGCGCCCCCGCAGAAGCCGAAGACCTCGGCGGCGTGTTCGGTCAGATCGGCGCCGTGGCCATCGGCCGTCAGGCGGACGCCAGTGGACTGGACGGTCCCGTCGGCGAGGGTCAACCGGGCGCTCACGGCCGCGGCGAGCGGAGCCTTCCCGAGGGTGTCTTCGCAGGTCGCGAGCCACTCGGGGGCGGGCGCGGCGTCGTCGTTCAGCCAGGCCATCAGCGGGGTGTCCACTTTGTCCAGTGCGGCGGCCATAGCGCCCGCGTAGCCGGTGTTGCGCCGCAGCCGCAGCACCTCGGGCTTCGACGGGTGGGCGGCGAGCAGCCCGGCCGTTCCGTCGTCGGAGGCGTTGTCGACGACCAGGACGCGATGCGGCCGGGACTGCGCGGCGACGGCGTCGAGGCAGGCGGTGATGTGCGCGGCGCCGCGCCAGGTGACCACGACGACGGTGGTGCTGGTCATGCCGGAGAGAATAGTGACCATGCCCGA
This window encodes:
- a CDS encoding glycosyltransferase family 2 protein codes for the protein MTSTTVVVVTWRGAAHITACLDAVAAQSRPHRVLVVDNASDDGTAGLLAAHPSKPEVLRLRRNTGYAGAMAAALDKVDTPLMAWLNDDAAPAPEWLATCEDTLGKAPLAAAVSARLTLADGTVQSTGVRLTADGHGADLTEHAAEVFGFCGGAAVLNVEALRSVGGVPASYFCYYEDTDTAWRLRLAGWDVVGAEADVTHQHGASTQPGSVQFHLWNERNRLLTLLRCAPRAVAIRQLVKFAALTAVLPLRGKPQAPNFRLSLRCRVLGAVVTRLPRTLLERRAIGRRAALGRGAVWEAWAGL